One genomic window of Actinoalloteichus hoggarensis includes the following:
- a CDS encoding sensor histidine kinase has translation MRERLVQVGRATRYSLTTIVSFPIALTLFCLLMVSAALVPVGVGLATTPPLLAATRAVSNGERRRAAAHAGRPVATRPLESAGTGLTAFRQALSDPLIFRDVTWLFVRFTGGLLLGVLALMFLLVPIMLLGLIPTWHLFSMSPTIMGITINGWWQAGLILPIQAIVFALLVPFVVPWLGAVQARLDLVLLSSATRRQLVDRVETLTETRENALLAHGAELRRIERDLHDGTQARLVNIALRLGIAERTFADDPAAAVKLMQQARDGAEEAMTELRDVVRAIYPPILVDRGLPGALSALAARCTVPTTLDVAGVAGDAPGTEGEGGTGLAEFDPAVVESALGRIPAAVEAAAYFVVAEALTNVGKHSGAGLVTVWVRRIGDDLYVSISDDGRGGIDETAGTGIAGIRRRVAALDGAVTVESPQGGPSTITVELPCGS, from the coding sequence GTGCGGGAACGGTTAGTCCAGGTGGGGCGTGCCACCAGATACTCCCTGACCACCATCGTCTCCTTCCCGATCGCCCTCACCCTGTTCTGTCTGCTCATGGTGAGCGCGGCGCTGGTTCCCGTAGGGGTCGGCCTCGCCACCACGCCGCCGCTCCTGGCGGCGACGCGGGCGGTGAGCAACGGGGAGCGTCGCCGGGCGGCAGCCCACGCCGGTCGACCGGTGGCCACGAGGCCGCTGGAGTCGGCGGGCACGGGCCTGACGGCCTTCCGACAGGCGTTGAGCGATCCGCTGATCTTCCGGGACGTCACCTGGTTGTTCGTGCGGTTCACCGGAGGCCTGCTCCTGGGCGTCCTCGCCCTGATGTTCCTGCTGGTGCCGATCATGCTCCTCGGCCTGATCCCGACCTGGCATCTCTTCTCGATGTCCCCGACGATCATGGGCATCACGATCAACGGCTGGTGGCAGGCAGGCCTCATCCTGCCGATCCAGGCGATCGTCTTCGCGTTGCTGGTGCCCTTCGTCGTGCCGTGGCTGGGGGCCGTGCAGGCCCGGCTCGATCTCGTCCTGCTGTCCTCGGCGACCCGGCGGCAGCTGGTCGACCGGGTGGAGACCCTGACCGAGACCCGCGAGAACGCCCTGCTGGCCCACGGCGCCGAGCTGCGGCGCATCGAGCGCGATCTGCACGACGGCACCCAGGCCCGGCTGGTGAACATCGCCCTGCGGCTCGGCATCGCGGAGCGGACCTTCGCCGACGACCCGGCGGCGGCGGTGAAGCTGATGCAGCAGGCCAGGGACGGCGCCGAGGAGGCCATGACGGAGCTGCGGGACGTGGTGCGCGCCATCTACCCGCCGATCCTGGTCGACCGGGGCCTGCCGGGGGCGCTCAGCGCCTTGGCGGCCCGCTGCACGGTGCCCACGACCCTGGACGTGGCAGGCGTGGCGGGCGATGCGCCCGGCACCGAGGGCGAGGGAGGCACAGGGCTCGCCGAGTTCGATCCGGCCGTCGTCGAGTCGGCGCTGGGCCGGATTCCGGCCGCCGTGGAGGCCGCCGCCTATTTCGTGGTGGCCGAGGCACTGACCAATGTCGGCAAGCACAGCGGCGCCGGCCTCGTCACGGTGTGGGTGCGGCGGATCGGCGACGATCTCTACGTGTCGATCAGCGACGACGGCCGGGGCGGCATCGACGAGACGGCGGGCACCGGGATCGCGGGCATCCGCCGCCGGGTGGCGGCCCTGGACGGCGCCGTGACGGTGGAGAGCCCGCAGGGCGGCCCGAGCACGATCACCGTGGAGCTGCCGTGCGGGTCGTGA
- a CDS encoding response regulator, with protein MRVVIAEDNVLLAEGLNLLLASAGFEVVATVADGPSFLAAVAEHRPDVTVVDVRLPPTFRDEGIQAALAARRAGPGLPVLVLSQYVERMYARELLRDGRGGVGYLLKDRVSRVEVFLDALRRVADGGTAMDPEVVAQLLIRRDGDPVDTLTPRELEVLRLMAQGRDNAAIATMLVVTERSVHKHIGNIFQKLGLNPDESGHRRVLAVLRYLGGDRERTAPGP; from the coding sequence GTGCGGGTCGTGATCGCCGAGGACAACGTGCTGCTGGCGGAGGGGCTGAACCTCCTGCTGGCCTCGGCGGGCTTCGAGGTCGTCGCGACGGTCGCGGACGGGCCGAGTTTCCTGGCCGCCGTCGCCGAGCACCGGCCGGACGTGACGGTGGTCGACGTGCGGCTGCCGCCGACCTTCCGCGACGAGGGCATCCAGGCGGCGTTGGCCGCGCGACGCGCCGGACCGGGCCTGCCCGTGCTGGTCCTCTCGCAGTACGTCGAGCGGATGTACGCGCGTGAGCTGCTGCGGGACGGGCGGGGCGGCGTCGGCTACCTGTTGAAGGATCGGGTCAGCCGCGTCGAGGTCTTCCTCGACGCCCTGCGGCGGGTCGCCGACGGCGGCACGGCGATGGACCCGGAGGTCGTCGCGCAGCTGCTCATCCGTCGGGACGGCGATCCCGTGGACACCCTGACGCCGCGCGAGCTGGAGGTGCTGCGGCTGATGGCCCAAGGCCGGGACAACGCGGCGATCGCCACGATGCTGGTCGTCACCGAGCGGTCGGTGCACAAGCACATCGGCAACATCTTCCAGAAGCTCGGCCTGAACCCCGACGAGAGCGGCCATCGTCGGGTGCTGGCCGTGCTGCGTTACCTCGGCGGAGATCGGGAGCGGACCGCGCCCGGCCCGTGA
- a CDS encoding fluoride efflux transporter FluC — protein MTVLLVALAGAAGAVLRHLVHVLLHRERPGVAWPTLIVNGVGTLLLALLGSLGSAPTDGVTGAVLGIGFCGALTTYSTFAAQTVALAEHRRRRAAAANVALTLLVGAIAVPAGILLGGLWD, from the coding sequence ATGACCGTGCTGCTGGTGGCGCTGGCCGGGGCGGCGGGAGCGGTGCTCCGACATCTCGTCCACGTCCTGCTTCATCGCGAACGGCCCGGTGTGGCCTGGCCGACGCTGATCGTCAACGGCGTCGGCACCCTGCTGCTGGCGCTGCTCGGCTCGCTGGGCTCCGCCCCGACGGACGGCGTCACCGGGGCCGTGCTCGGCATCGGGTTCTGCGGCGCGCTGACCACCTACTCGACGTTCGCCGCGCAGACCGTGGCACTCGCCGAACACCGACGCCGGCGGGCGGCCGCGGCCAACGTCGCACTCACCCTGCTCGTCGGCGCGATCGCCGTGCCCGCGGGGATCCTGCTCGGCGGGCTGTGGGACTGA
- the crcB gene encoding fluoride efflux transporter CrcB: protein MRVLGDLSVLAAVAAGGALGTLARYGIGLLTDPADLPVGTLAVNLLGCLLIGVLTAVPAAAARHRLWRPFLGTGVLGGFTTFSAYAVDVHGLVEAGRGPAAALYLVGTLACALAATAAGRAVALRTLR from the coding sequence ATGCGTGTACTCGGCGACCTTTCCGTGCTCGCCGCCGTGGCGGCGGGCGGGGCCCTGGGCACCCTGGCGCGCTACGGGATCGGGCTGCTCACCGACCCCGCCGACCTCCCCGTCGGAACCCTTGCCGTCAACCTGCTCGGCTGCCTTCTCATCGGCGTGCTGACCGCGGTACCGGCCGCCGCGGCCCGCCACCGGCTGTGGCGGCCGTTCCTCGGCACCGGGGTGCTCGGCGGCTTCACCACGTTCTCCGCCTACGCGGTCGACGTGCATGGCCTCGTCGAGGCGGGCCGAGGGCCTGCGGCGGCGCTCTACCTCGTCGGGACGCTCGCCTGCGCGCTGGCGGCCACCGCCGCGGGCCGGGCCGTCGCACTGCGGACCCTCCGATGA
- a CDS encoding helix-turn-helix domain-containing protein, translated as MERVDKVVNQAVADIGDYIRTQRNKAQISLRQLAKQAGVSNPYLSQIERGLRKPSAEILAQIAKGLRISAETLYLQAGLLERRGGGPVADAIQADPQLTERQKQALLAVYESFLQEKE; from the coding sequence GTGGAGCGAGTGGACAAGGTCGTCAATCAGGCGGTCGCCGACATCGGGGACTACATCCGCACCCAACGGAACAAGGCGCAGATCTCGCTCCGTCAGCTGGCGAAGCAGGCGGGCGTCTCCAATCCCTACCTGAGCCAGATCGAGCGGGGGCTGCGGAAGCCGAGCGCGGAGATCCTGGCGCAGATCGCCAAGGGGCTGCGGATCTCCGCCGAGACCCTGTATCTCCAGGCGGGCCTCCTCGAACGTCGAGGCGGCGGGCCGGTCGCCGACGCGATCCAGGCCGATCCGCAGCTCACCGAGCGGCAGAAGCAGGCGCTGCTCGCCGTGTACGAGTCTTTCCTCCAAGAGAAGGAGTGA
- a CDS encoding DUF2516 family protein, whose product MSVSSALVPQMWIIFAIWLAGIPTGLFAFGHALSQRADAFVAADKLSKNAWLGITGGATAAMVLFRPSGTGTIFWIAGLVAALVYLVDVKPRITDVQRGQRW is encoded by the coding sequence ATGTCCGTGAGTTCGGCGCTCGTGCCGCAGATGTGGATCATCTTCGCGATCTGGCTCGCGGGCATCCCCACCGGGTTGTTCGCCTTCGGCCATGCCCTGTCCCAACGCGCCGACGCCTTCGTCGCCGCCGACAAGCTGAGCAAGAACGCCTGGCTCGGGATCACCGGCGGCGCCACCGCCGCCATGGTCCTGTTCCGCCCCTCCGGCACGGGGACCATCTTCTGGATCGCGGGCCTGGTGGCGGCGCTCGTCTACCTGGTGGACGTGAAGCCGAGGATCACCGACGTGCAGCGCGGCCAACGCTGGTGA
- a CDS encoding helix-turn-helix domain-containing protein: MSRATKTPRARALGHALRTLRKEKGLSARQVGLGFGVHSHVIGRIENATRSLGANEVSRLLGVLRASPEEANHVMKLAEGLGQPNWYVSQSHIPDQISMLAMYEQEAESITAVSLVLIPGLLQTRDYARAIIGSMIPDPEARVVARMGRQDILNRESPVRMTAVLDEAVLTRAIGGPQVMAAQLRHLLRRMESGAVDVRVLPFSTGVHGSLSGPFDVLEFPDASPIIYLESLGRGEFVDEEDDVDRFLATRDSVLGAAMSTADSAALIAARAEHHAESEAS, encoded by the coding sequence ATGAGTCGCGCAACCAAAACGCCTCGCGCACGTGCCCTGGGTCACGCACTCCGCACACTCAGGAAGGAGAAAGGACTGTCGGCACGGCAGGTCGGCCTGGGGTTCGGCGTCCACTCTCACGTCATCGGCCGCATCGAAAACGCCACAAGATCGCTCGGAGCGAACGAGGTATCACGTCTGCTCGGAGTACTCCGAGCTTCACCCGAAGAGGCTAACCACGTCATGAAGCTTGCGGAGGGCCTCGGTCAGCCGAACTGGTATGTCTCCCAGTCGCACATCCCGGACCAGATCTCGATGCTGGCCATGTACGAACAAGAGGCTGAGTCCATCACCGCAGTGTCTCTCGTCCTCATCCCCGGTCTGCTCCAGACTCGGGACTACGCGAGGGCGATCATCGGCTCGATGATCCCCGATCCGGAAGCACGCGTCGTCGCTCGCATGGGTCGGCAGGACATCCTGAATCGAGAGAGCCCCGTCCGTATGACGGCGGTGCTGGACGAGGCTGTACTGACCCGGGCGATCGGTGGGCCACAGGTGATGGCGGCGCAGCTCCGACACCTGCTGCGCCGTATGGAGTCAGGTGCTGTGGATGTGCGCGTCCTGCCCTTCTCGACGGGAGTCCACGGCTCTTTGTCAGGGCCGTTCGACGTGCTGGAGTTTCCTGATGCCTCGCCGATCATCTACCTGGAGTCGCTGGGACGTGGCGAGTTCGTCGATGAGGAAGACGATGTGGACAGGTTTCTCGCGACGCGGGATAGCGTTCTAGGCGCCGCGATGAGCACCGCCGACTCCGCTGCGCTCATCGCGGCGCGGGCAGAACACCACGCAGAGAGCGAGGCATCGTGA
- a CDS encoding DUF397 domain-containing protein translates to MTVHLTGWHKSTYSGVQGGCVEVGHAPGRVGIRDTKNREGGTLVVDRAAFGAFLASIRAGRLR, encoded by the coding sequence GTGACGGTACACCTAACTGGATGGCATAAGAGCACCTACAGCGGCGTACAGGGAGGGTGTGTCGAGGTTGGCCACGCCCCCGGCCGGGTCGGCATCCGGGACACGAAGAACCGGGAAGGCGGCACGCTCGTGGTCGATCGGGCGGCGTTCGGAGCCTTCCTCGCGTCGATCCGGGCCGGCCGGCTCCGCTGA
- the wecB gene encoding non-hydrolyzing UDP-N-acetylglucosamine 2-epimerase, whose product MTASNRPLRIAVVVGTRPEAIKLGPVADLLGREALVVHTGQHFSAGMADQVTPDIMLDAHDDRDISRGHQLGILVTALDKVFTLHEPDAVLVQGDTTSALAGALAANATSTPLVHLEAGLRSFDRAMPEEHHRVLIDHLADLCCAPNSLARDNLLAERIVPERIEITGNTIVEAVTNALPDAQKQKHIVDVLGLKPGRFVLATIHRPENADSPVNLGAILRQLAASPMPVVFLQHHRTRGNIRTFGLDHIACQLRRTEPLDYPVLLALIRHAAGLITDSGGIQEEATILKRPILIIRRSNERPEVEHGFGNRMLPGDERISQTLVTWLRDAQEINARLASLPTPFGDGTASSRTVQAVRSRFGHSCYQHPTEG is encoded by the coding sequence GTGACCGCAAGCAACCGTCCTTTGCGTATCGCCGTCGTCGTGGGCACCCGACCCGAAGCCATCAAGCTCGGCCCGGTCGCCGATCTCCTCGGTCGCGAGGCCTTGGTCGTGCATACTGGCCAGCACTTCAGCGCTGGCATGGCCGACCAGGTCACACCGGACATCATGCTCGACGCCCACGACGACCGCGACATCAGCCGTGGTCATCAACTTGGAATCCTCGTGACCGCCCTTGATAAGGTCTTCACTCTGCACGAACCGGATGCTGTGCTCGTGCAAGGAGACACCACGTCGGCGCTGGCCGGAGCGCTCGCAGCGAACGCCACCAGCACACCACTCGTGCATCTTGAAGCTGGCCTGCGCAGTTTTGACCGCGCGATGCCCGAAGAACACCACCGCGTGCTCATCGACCACCTCGCTGACCTGTGCTGCGCACCCAACTCACTCGCCAGGGACAACCTCCTCGCCGAACGCATCGTCCCGGAACGCATAGAAATCACTGGCAACACCATCGTCGAAGCTGTGACCAACGCACTGCCGGACGCACAGAAGCAGAAACATATCGTGGATGTTCTCGGACTGAAGCCCGGAAGATTCGTGCTAGCGACCATCCACCGACCAGAAAACGCCGACAGCCCCGTCAACCTCGGCGCCATTCTGCGCCAACTGGCCGCGTCACCCATGCCGGTCGTGTTCCTCCAACATCACCGGACACGGGGCAACATCAGAACATTCGGTCTTGACCACATCGCCTGCCAGCTCCGACGGACTGAACCACTCGACTATCCGGTGCTTCTCGCCCTCATTCGCCACGCAGCGGGTCTCATTACCGATTCGGGCGGCATCCAGGAAGAAGCCACGATCCTCAAGCGCCCCATCCTCATCATCCGACGCAGCAACGAACGGCCCGAAGTCGAGCACGGCTTCGGTAATAGGATGCTTCCCGGTGACGAGAGGATCAGCCAGACCCTTGTGACCTGGCTGCGCGATGCTCAAGAGATCAACGCCCGGCTGGCAAGCCTCCCCACGCCATTCGGAGACGGCACCGCGTCCAGCCGCACGGTACAGGCTGTACGCTCCCGATTCGGCCACAGCTGCTACCAGCACCCCACCGAAGGATGA